CGCCGCCTCCTTCAAGACGAACTACACCAAGCTCGGCGGCAAGATCGTCGGCAGCGACCACATCAACCCCGACGACCGTGACTTCAACGCCGTCGTGGCCAAGATCAAGAAGACCGGCGCCGAGGCCCTCTACTACGGCGGCGAGTACCCGGCGGCCGGCCCGCTGAGCCAGCAGCTCAAGGACAGCGGCCAGAACATCCCGCTCATGGGCGGCGACGGCATCTACTCCGCCGAGTTCCCGAAGCTGAACAAGAAGGCCGAGGGCGACCTCGCCACCTCCGTGGGCAAGCCCGTCGAACAGCTCCCCTCCGCCAAGGAGTTCATCGCGAACTACAAGGCCGCGGGCTACAAGGACGCCTACGAGGCCTACGGCGGCCTCACCTACGACGCCACCTGGTCCATCATCGAGGCCGTCAAGCTGGCGGTCGAGGGCAACGACGGCAAGGTCCCGGCCGACGGCCGCAAGGCGGTCCTGGACGCCATGAGCAAGGTCAAGTTCGACGGCGTCACCGGCCCCATCTCCTTCGACGAGTTCGGCGACACCACGAACACGCTGATGACCGCGTACAAGATCAAGAAGAACGCGTGGGTGCCCGAGTACAGCGCCTCGCCCAAGCTGGGCTGACCGGGAGACGAGTAGCGAGCACTCCCCTCACACATTGATCCAGGCCGCGCGGGAGCGCCCACCAGCGCTCCCGCGCGGCGCCATATCCGAACCACTCCACGGAGGCCCTGCGGTGAACGAACTGCCGCAACAGCTGGCCAATGGACTCATCCTCGGCGCGATGTACGGTCTCATCGCGATCGGCTACACGATGGTCTACGGCATCGTCCAGCTCATCAACTTCGCCCACGGCGAGATCTTCATGGTCGGGGGCTTCGGGGCCCTCACCGTCTGGCTCGTACTCCCCGACGGCTTCGGCCTCGCCGCAGCGGTCCCCCTCATGATCCTCGGCGGCATCATCGTCTCCGTCGCCGTCGCCACCGCGGCGGAACGCTTCGCCTACCGGCCCCTGCGCACCGCGCCACGGCTCGCACCCCTCATCACCGCGATCGGCCTGTCCATCGTCCTGCAGCAGGTCGTATGGATGTGGTACCCGGACGCCAAGAAGGACCGCTCCTTCCCGCAGTTCGACGGCGGTCCCCTCGATATCTTCGGCGCCAACATCCAGCGCGGCGACCTCTTCGTCCTCATCGCCGCCCCGCTGTGCATGGTCGCCCTGGGCCTCTTCGTGACGAAGACCCGCTCCGGCCGCGGCATGCAGGCCACCGCCCAGGACCCCGACACCGCCAAGCTCATGGGCGTCAACACCGACCGCATCATCGTCATGGC
This region of Streptomyces caelestis genomic DNA includes:
- a CDS encoding branched-chain amino acid ABC transporter substrate-binding protein produces the protein MRQRSLIAITAALAAGSLTLTACGSRDDSSNGSGGGDKTTVVIGVDAPLTGDLSALGLGIQNSADLAVKTANKDEFVKGVEFKLEPLDDQAQPSVGQQNAQKFISDKDVLGVVGPLNSSVSQQMQKPLNDAGLVQVSPANTGTELTQGDGWKTGNSVRQFKTFFRTATTDEVQGAFAAEYLYSKAGIKKVYLIDDQKTYGAGLAASFKTNYTKLGGKIVGSDHINPDDRDFNAVVAKIKKTGAEALYYGGEYPAAGPLSQQLKDSGQNIPLMGGDGIYSAEFPKLNKKAEGDLATSVGKPVEQLPSAKEFIANYKAAGYKDAYEAYGGLTYDATWSIIEAVKLAVEGNDGKVPADGRKAVLDAMSKVKFDGVTGPISFDEFGDTTNTLMTAYKIKKNAWVPEYSASPKLG
- a CDS encoding branched-chain amino acid ABC transporter permease → MNELPQQLANGLILGAMYGLIAIGYTMVYGIVQLINFAHGEIFMVGGFGALTVWLVLPDGFGLAAAVPLMILGGIIVSVAVATAAERFAYRPLRTAPRLAPLITAIGLSIVLQQVVWMWYPDAKKDRSFPQFDGGPLDIFGANIQRGDLFVLIAAPLCMVALGLFVTKTRSGRGMQATAQDPDTAKLMGVNTDRIIVMAFAIGAAFAAIAAVAYGLKNGQVGFRMGFLMGLKAFTAAVLGGIGNIYGAMLGGIVLGVAEALATGYIGNIPGMELFGGGAWKDVWAFSLLILVLLLRPQGLLGERVADRA